Proteins co-encoded in one Balearica regulorum gibbericeps isolate bBalReg1 chromosome 16, bBalReg1.pri, whole genome shotgun sequence genomic window:
- the OGFR gene encoding opioid growth factor receptor isoform X4 translates to MAAPLVFWGEEDEAEDEASLWRYDSTWEEEEGDEEEEDGGGEPEAAEAAAGEEPEAAEELPVSSQVRGSRQAQFSGRRNWNAARDLQRYRHQYPGLRESENEEEEEMWNLSFYKNEICFLPQGLHIETLLESWWDNYEVLEENHSYIQWLFPLREHGMNWRARPLTCQEIQAFKKSKEVMQRFIRAYQLMLRFYGIVLINEETGELERAENWAERFQNLNRFGHNNLRITRILKCLGEMGYEHYQVHLVKFFLTETLVKEMLPNVKRSALDYFLFTIRSKQKRRELVYYAWQHFRPRDSFVWGPHDKLLKYRARSTKSQLHQKAEDKQKSPGKKCDDSVEKNQNQSLEEEQKAGDAADLQPKVNDEGVKEKLSECVSKGENGEEEKEASFTQQEEKDLKSETEEGQGTAENDCTKESKKRKLDANMAGTEKSGLLRSPTDIENISRNLGECAIDAEIPSLVPLLQAEENQETLKEDDASTKDSTVPETADATVKRRKVDKRTLRSKTFNLAINLNMGTSASSAKLNPSVANTEAEKENVSEENATVEATSEKGGGDANGGAVRPPVGSRLPKTGRTSLISDGLELRGDQVTASSDQHHCNSTLLGGKCEVDGLEQHNQAENTSEKGQAEVTSKNQAPESLEQSMASACPEEDRAEIAAEKPGSSERAAEPDEEQVAAE, encoded by the exons ATGGCGGCCCCCTTAGTTTTCTGGGGGGAGGAGGACGAGGCGGAGGACGAGGCGAGCTTGTGGAGGTACGACTCcacctgggaggaggaggagggcgacgaggaggaggaggatggcgGCGGCGAGCCGGAGGCAGCGGAGGCGGCAGCCGGGGAGGAGCCGGAGGCAGCAGAAGAGCTGCCGGTGTCGAGCCAGGTGCGGGGCTCCCGGCAGGCCCAG TTCTCAGGCCGGCGCAACTGGAATGCAGCAAGAGACTTGCAGAGATACAGACATCAGTACCCG GGTTTGAGAGAATCagaaaatgaggaggaagaggagatgtgGAACTTaagcttttataaaaatgagatttgtttTTTGCCCCAGG gtttgCATATTGAAACTCTGCTTGAATCTTGGTGGGACAACTATGAAGTTCTGGAAGAAAACCATTCTTACATACAGTG gctaTTCCCTTTACGTGAACATGGGATGAACTGGCGTGCCAGACCACTCACATGTCAAGAAATCCAG GCCTTTAAGAAGTCCAAGGAAGTTATGCAAAGGTTTATACGTGCTTATCAGCTCATGCTGAGATTTTATGGAATTGTTCTGATCAACGAGGAAACTGGAGAACTTGAGAGAGCAGAGAACTGGGCTGAACGATTTCAAAACTTGAACCG GTTTGGCCACAACAATTTGCGTATTACGCGCATCCTGAAGTGCCTGGGGGAGATGGGGTATGAACACTATCAAGTGCACTTGGTAAAGTTTTTCTTAACAGAAACTCTTGTTAAGGAGATGTTACCAAATGTCAAGAGAAGTGCCTTGGATTACTTTCTGTTCACCATCAGAAGCAAACAGAAGCGAAGAGAGCTAGTCTACTATGCTTGGCAACACTTCAGACCTCGAGACAGCTTTGTATGGGGACCACATGACAAACTCTTGAAGTACAGAGCGCGCTCTACCAAGTCGCAGCTGCACCAAAAGGctgaagataaacagaaaaGTCCTGGTAAAAAATGTGATGATTCTGTGGAAAAGAATCAGAACCAGTCTCTAGAGGAAGAACAGAAGGCTGGAGATGCTGCAGACTTGCAGCCTAAAGTGAATGATGAAGGTGTAAAAGAGAAGTTAAGTGAATGCGTTTCGAAGGGAGAGAATggtgaagaggagaaagaggctTCATTCAcccagcaggaggagaaggatttAAAGAGTGAGACTGAGGAAGGGCAGGGTACGGCAGAGAACGATTGCACAAAGGAGAGCAAGAAGAGGAAACTAGATGCAAATATGGCAGGCACTGAAAAGAGTGGACTGTTGAGAAGTCCTACTGATATTGAAAACATTTCCCGTAATCTGGGAGAATGTGCAATTGATGCAGAAATCCCCTCCCTGGTTCCACTCTTACAAGCAGAGGAGAACcaggaaacactgaaagaagACGATGCAAGCACCAAAGACTCAACGGTGCCAGAGACAGCTGATGCAACGGTAAAACGGAGGAAAGTTGATAAAAGAACGCTGAGAAGCAAAACATTCAACTTGGCCATAAACCTGAACATGGGGACCTCTGCCTCTAGTGCCAAGTTAAATCCATCTGTTGCAAACACTgaggctgaaaaagaaaacgTCAGTGAGGAAAACGCAACTGTGGAAGCAACAAgtgagaagggtggtggtgatgcaaatggtggggctgtgagACCCCCAGTTGGTTCCAGGCTCCCCAAGACTGGCCGGACTTCTCTAATAAGTGATGGCTTGGAGTTGCGTGGAGATCAAGTCACAGCAAGCAGTGATCAGCACCACTGCAACAGCACACTCCTGGGAGGCAAATGTGAGGTAGATGGGTTGGAACAGCATAACCAGGcagaaaatacaagtgaaaaagGGCAAGCAGAAGTCACAAGCAAGAACCAAGCTCCAGAGAGCCTTGAGCAGAGCATGGCATCCGCCTGTCCTGAAGAAGACAGGGCTGAGATTGCAGCAGAAAAACCTGGAAGCTCTGAGCGTGCAGCAGAACCTGATGAAGAGCAGGTAGCAGCAGAGTGA
- the OGFR gene encoding opioid growth factor receptor isoform X1 — MGGGAAGRGRGVPALPSPHVLGLCAGRAAPPPLSLSLSLSFPFPFPFPSRSHGGPLSFLGGGGRGGGRGELVEVRLHLGGGGGRRGGGGWRRRAGGSGGGSRGGAGGSRRAAGVEPGAGLPAGPEQQLDCDNCKSKDHFLTPEQRSNSSPLSQRGFQFSGRRNWNAARDLQRYRHQYPGLRESENEEEEEMWNLSFYKNEICFLPQGLHIETLLESWWDNYEVLEENHSYIQWLFPLREHGMNWRARPLTCQEIQAFKKSKEVMQRFIRAYQLMLRFYGIVLINEETGELERAENWAERFQNLNRFGHNNLRITRILKCLGEMGYEHYQVHLVKFFLTETLVKEMLPNVKRSALDYFLFTIRSKQKRRELVYYAWQHFRPRDSFVWGPHDKLLKYRARSTKSQLHQKAEDKQKSPGKKCDDSVEKNQNQSLEEEQKAGDAADLQPKVNDEGVKEKLSECVSKGENGEEEKEASFTQQEEKDLKSETEEGQGTAENDCTKESKKRKLDANMAGTEKSGLLRSPTDIENISRNLGECAIDAEIPSLVPLLQAEENQETLKEDDASTKDSTVPETADATVKRRKVDKRTLRSKTFNLAINLNMGTSASSAKLNPSVANTEAEKENVSEENATVEATSEKGGGDANGGAVRPPVGSRLPKTGRTSLISDGLELRGDQVTASSDQHHCNSTLLGGKCEVDGLEQHNQAENTSEKGQAEVTSKNQAPESLEQSMASACPEEDRAEIAAEKPGSSERAAEPDEEQVAAE; from the exons ATGGGGGGCGGTGCCGCAGGAAGGGGGCGGGGCGTGCCCGCGCTTCCTTCCCCCCACGTGCTCGGGCTTTGTGCCGggcgggcggccccgccgcccctttcgctttccctttccctttcctttccctttcctttccctttcccctcgCGCTCCCATGGCGGCCCCCTTAGTTTTCTGGGGGGAGGAGGACGAGGCGGAGGACGAGGCGAGCTTGTGGAGGTACGACTCcacctgggaggaggaggagggcgacgaggaggaggaggatggcgGCGGCGAGCCGGAGGCAGCGGAGGCGGCAGCCGGGGAGGAGCCGGAGGCAGCAGAAGAGCTGCCGGTGTCGAGCCAGGTGCGGGGCTCCCGGCAGGCCCAG agcaACAACTGGATTGTGACAACTGTAAAAGCAAGGACCATTTCCTCACTCCA GAGCAAAGATCAAATTCGTCACCATTGTCTCAGAGGGGTTTTCAG TTCTCAGGCCGGCGCAACTGGAATGCAGCAAGAGACTTGCAGAGATACAGACATCAGTACCCG GGTTTGAGAGAATCagaaaatgaggaggaagaggagatgtgGAACTTaagcttttataaaaatgagatttgtttTTTGCCCCAGG gtttgCATATTGAAACTCTGCTTGAATCTTGGTGGGACAACTATGAAGTTCTGGAAGAAAACCATTCTTACATACAGTG gctaTTCCCTTTACGTGAACATGGGATGAACTGGCGTGCCAGACCACTCACATGTCAAGAAATCCAG GCCTTTAAGAAGTCCAAGGAAGTTATGCAAAGGTTTATACGTGCTTATCAGCTCATGCTGAGATTTTATGGAATTGTTCTGATCAACGAGGAAACTGGAGAACTTGAGAGAGCAGAGAACTGGGCTGAACGATTTCAAAACTTGAACCG GTTTGGCCACAACAATTTGCGTATTACGCGCATCCTGAAGTGCCTGGGGGAGATGGGGTATGAACACTATCAAGTGCACTTGGTAAAGTTTTTCTTAACAGAAACTCTTGTTAAGGAGATGTTACCAAATGTCAAGAGAAGTGCCTTGGATTACTTTCTGTTCACCATCAGAAGCAAACAGAAGCGAAGAGAGCTAGTCTACTATGCTTGGCAACACTTCAGACCTCGAGACAGCTTTGTATGGGGACCACATGACAAACTCTTGAAGTACAGAGCGCGCTCTACCAAGTCGCAGCTGCACCAAAAGGctgaagataaacagaaaaGTCCTGGTAAAAAATGTGATGATTCTGTGGAAAAGAATCAGAACCAGTCTCTAGAGGAAGAACAGAAGGCTGGAGATGCTGCAGACTTGCAGCCTAAAGTGAATGATGAAGGTGTAAAAGAGAAGTTAAGTGAATGCGTTTCGAAGGGAGAGAATggtgaagaggagaaagaggctTCATTCAcccagcaggaggagaaggatttAAAGAGTGAGACTGAGGAAGGGCAGGGTACGGCAGAGAACGATTGCACAAAGGAGAGCAAGAAGAGGAAACTAGATGCAAATATGGCAGGCACTGAAAAGAGTGGACTGTTGAGAAGTCCTACTGATATTGAAAACATTTCCCGTAATCTGGGAGAATGTGCAATTGATGCAGAAATCCCCTCCCTGGTTCCACTCTTACAAGCAGAGGAGAACcaggaaacactgaaagaagACGATGCAAGCACCAAAGACTCAACGGTGCCAGAGACAGCTGATGCAACGGTAAAACGGAGGAAAGTTGATAAAAGAACGCTGAGAAGCAAAACATTCAACTTGGCCATAAACCTGAACATGGGGACCTCTGCCTCTAGTGCCAAGTTAAATCCATCTGTTGCAAACACTgaggctgaaaaagaaaacgTCAGTGAGGAAAACGCAACTGTGGAAGCAACAAgtgagaagggtggtggtgatgcaaatggtggggctgtgagACCCCCAGTTGGTTCCAGGCTCCCCAAGACTGGCCGGACTTCTCTAATAAGTGATGGCTTGGAGTTGCGTGGAGATCAAGTCACAGCAAGCAGTGATCAGCACCACTGCAACAGCACACTCCTGGGAGGCAAATGTGAGGTAGATGGGTTGGAACAGCATAACCAGGcagaaaatacaagtgaaaaagGGCAAGCAGAAGTCACAAGCAAGAACCAAGCTCCAGAGAGCCTTGAGCAGAGCATGGCATCCGCCTGTCCTGAAGAAGACAGGGCTGAGATTGCAGCAGAAAAACCTGGAAGCTCTGAGCGTGCAGCAGAACCTGATGAAGAGCAGGTAGCAGCAGAGTGA
- the OGFR gene encoding opioid growth factor receptor isoform X3 — protein MAAPLVFWGEEDEAEDEASLWRYDSTWEEEEGDEEEEDGGGEPEAAEAAAGEEPEAAEELPVSSQVRGSRQAQEQRSNSSPLSQRGFQFSGRRNWNAARDLQRYRHQYPGLRESENEEEEEMWNLSFYKNEICFLPQGLHIETLLESWWDNYEVLEENHSYIQWLFPLREHGMNWRARPLTCQEIQAFKKSKEVMQRFIRAYQLMLRFYGIVLINEETGELERAENWAERFQNLNRFGHNNLRITRILKCLGEMGYEHYQVHLVKFFLTETLVKEMLPNVKRSALDYFLFTIRSKQKRRELVYYAWQHFRPRDSFVWGPHDKLLKYRARSTKSQLHQKAEDKQKSPGKKCDDSVEKNQNQSLEEEQKAGDAADLQPKVNDEGVKEKLSECVSKGENGEEEKEASFTQQEEKDLKSETEEGQGTAENDCTKESKKRKLDANMAGTEKSGLLRSPTDIENISRNLGECAIDAEIPSLVPLLQAEENQETLKEDDASTKDSTVPETADATVKRRKVDKRTLRSKTFNLAINLNMGTSASSAKLNPSVANTEAEKENVSEENATVEATSEKGGGDANGGAVRPPVGSRLPKTGRTSLISDGLELRGDQVTASSDQHHCNSTLLGGKCEVDGLEQHNQAENTSEKGQAEVTSKNQAPESLEQSMASACPEEDRAEIAAEKPGSSERAAEPDEEQVAAE, from the exons ATGGCGGCCCCCTTAGTTTTCTGGGGGGAGGAGGACGAGGCGGAGGACGAGGCGAGCTTGTGGAGGTACGACTCcacctgggaggaggaggagggcgacgaggaggaggaggatggcgGCGGCGAGCCGGAGGCAGCGGAGGCGGCAGCCGGGGAGGAGCCGGAGGCAGCAGAAGAGCTGCCGGTGTCGAGCCAGGTGCGGGGCTCCCGGCAGGCCCAG GAGCAAAGATCAAATTCGTCACCATTGTCTCAGAGGGGTTTTCAG TTCTCAGGCCGGCGCAACTGGAATGCAGCAAGAGACTTGCAGAGATACAGACATCAGTACCCG GGTTTGAGAGAATCagaaaatgaggaggaagaggagatgtgGAACTTaagcttttataaaaatgagatttgtttTTTGCCCCAGG gtttgCATATTGAAACTCTGCTTGAATCTTGGTGGGACAACTATGAAGTTCTGGAAGAAAACCATTCTTACATACAGTG gctaTTCCCTTTACGTGAACATGGGATGAACTGGCGTGCCAGACCACTCACATGTCAAGAAATCCAG GCCTTTAAGAAGTCCAAGGAAGTTATGCAAAGGTTTATACGTGCTTATCAGCTCATGCTGAGATTTTATGGAATTGTTCTGATCAACGAGGAAACTGGAGAACTTGAGAGAGCAGAGAACTGGGCTGAACGATTTCAAAACTTGAACCG GTTTGGCCACAACAATTTGCGTATTACGCGCATCCTGAAGTGCCTGGGGGAGATGGGGTATGAACACTATCAAGTGCACTTGGTAAAGTTTTTCTTAACAGAAACTCTTGTTAAGGAGATGTTACCAAATGTCAAGAGAAGTGCCTTGGATTACTTTCTGTTCACCATCAGAAGCAAACAGAAGCGAAGAGAGCTAGTCTACTATGCTTGGCAACACTTCAGACCTCGAGACAGCTTTGTATGGGGACCACATGACAAACTCTTGAAGTACAGAGCGCGCTCTACCAAGTCGCAGCTGCACCAAAAGGctgaagataaacagaaaaGTCCTGGTAAAAAATGTGATGATTCTGTGGAAAAGAATCAGAACCAGTCTCTAGAGGAAGAACAGAAGGCTGGAGATGCTGCAGACTTGCAGCCTAAAGTGAATGATGAAGGTGTAAAAGAGAAGTTAAGTGAATGCGTTTCGAAGGGAGAGAATggtgaagaggagaaagaggctTCATTCAcccagcaggaggagaaggatttAAAGAGTGAGACTGAGGAAGGGCAGGGTACGGCAGAGAACGATTGCACAAAGGAGAGCAAGAAGAGGAAACTAGATGCAAATATGGCAGGCACTGAAAAGAGTGGACTGTTGAGAAGTCCTACTGATATTGAAAACATTTCCCGTAATCTGGGAGAATGTGCAATTGATGCAGAAATCCCCTCCCTGGTTCCACTCTTACAAGCAGAGGAGAACcaggaaacactgaaagaagACGATGCAAGCACCAAAGACTCAACGGTGCCAGAGACAGCTGATGCAACGGTAAAACGGAGGAAAGTTGATAAAAGAACGCTGAGAAGCAAAACATTCAACTTGGCCATAAACCTGAACATGGGGACCTCTGCCTCTAGTGCCAAGTTAAATCCATCTGTTGCAAACACTgaggctgaaaaagaaaacgTCAGTGAGGAAAACGCAACTGTGGAAGCAACAAgtgagaagggtggtggtgatgcaaatggtggggctgtgagACCCCCAGTTGGTTCCAGGCTCCCCAAGACTGGCCGGACTTCTCTAATAAGTGATGGCTTGGAGTTGCGTGGAGATCAAGTCACAGCAAGCAGTGATCAGCACCACTGCAACAGCACACTCCTGGGAGGCAAATGTGAGGTAGATGGGTTGGAACAGCATAACCAGGcagaaaatacaagtgaaaaagGGCAAGCAGAAGTCACAAGCAAGAACCAAGCTCCAGAGAGCCTTGAGCAGAGCATGGCATCCGCCTGTCCTGAAGAAGACAGGGCTGAGATTGCAGCAGAAAAACCTGGAAGCTCTGAGCGTGCAGCAGAACCTGATGAAGAGCAGGTAGCAGCAGAGTGA
- the OGFR gene encoding opioid growth factor receptor isoform X5: MWNLSFYKNEICFLPQGLHIETLLESWWDNYEVLEENHSYIQWLFPLREHGMNWRARPLTCQEIQAFKKSKEVMQRFIRAYQLMLRFYGIVLINEETGELERAENWAERFQNLNRFGHNNLRITRILKCLGEMGYEHYQVHLVKFFLTETLVKEMLPNVKRSALDYFLFTIRSKQKRRELVYYAWQHFRPRDSFVWGPHDKLLKYRARSTKSQLHQKAEDKQKSPGKKCDDSVEKNQNQSLEEEQKAGDAADLQPKVNDEGVKEKLSECVSKGENGEEEKEASFTQQEEKDLKSETEEGQGTAENDCTKESKKRKLDANMAGTEKSGLLRSPTDIENISRNLGECAIDAEIPSLVPLLQAEENQETLKEDDASTKDSTVPETADATVKRRKVDKRTLRSKTFNLAINLNMGTSASSAKLNPSVANTEAEKENVSEENATVEATSEKGGGDANGGAVRPPVGSRLPKTGRTSLISDGLELRGDQVTASSDQHHCNSTLLGGKCEVDGLEQHNQAENTSEKGQAEVTSKNQAPESLEQSMASACPEEDRAEIAAEKPGSSERAAEPDEEQVAAE, from the exons atgtgGAACTTaagcttttataaaaatgagatttgtttTTTGCCCCAGG gtttgCATATTGAAACTCTGCTTGAATCTTGGTGGGACAACTATGAAGTTCTGGAAGAAAACCATTCTTACATACAGTG gctaTTCCCTTTACGTGAACATGGGATGAACTGGCGTGCCAGACCACTCACATGTCAAGAAATCCAG GCCTTTAAGAAGTCCAAGGAAGTTATGCAAAGGTTTATACGTGCTTATCAGCTCATGCTGAGATTTTATGGAATTGTTCTGATCAACGAGGAAACTGGAGAACTTGAGAGAGCAGAGAACTGGGCTGAACGATTTCAAAACTTGAACCG GTTTGGCCACAACAATTTGCGTATTACGCGCATCCTGAAGTGCCTGGGGGAGATGGGGTATGAACACTATCAAGTGCACTTGGTAAAGTTTTTCTTAACAGAAACTCTTGTTAAGGAGATGTTACCAAATGTCAAGAGAAGTGCCTTGGATTACTTTCTGTTCACCATCAGAAGCAAACAGAAGCGAAGAGAGCTAGTCTACTATGCTTGGCAACACTTCAGACCTCGAGACAGCTTTGTATGGGGACCACATGACAAACTCTTGAAGTACAGAGCGCGCTCTACCAAGTCGCAGCTGCACCAAAAGGctgaagataaacagaaaaGTCCTGGTAAAAAATGTGATGATTCTGTGGAAAAGAATCAGAACCAGTCTCTAGAGGAAGAACAGAAGGCTGGAGATGCTGCAGACTTGCAGCCTAAAGTGAATGATGAAGGTGTAAAAGAGAAGTTAAGTGAATGCGTTTCGAAGGGAGAGAATggtgaagaggagaaagaggctTCATTCAcccagcaggaggagaaggatttAAAGAGTGAGACTGAGGAAGGGCAGGGTACGGCAGAGAACGATTGCACAAAGGAGAGCAAGAAGAGGAAACTAGATGCAAATATGGCAGGCACTGAAAAGAGTGGACTGTTGAGAAGTCCTACTGATATTGAAAACATTTCCCGTAATCTGGGAGAATGTGCAATTGATGCAGAAATCCCCTCCCTGGTTCCACTCTTACAAGCAGAGGAGAACcaggaaacactgaaagaagACGATGCAAGCACCAAAGACTCAACGGTGCCAGAGACAGCTGATGCAACGGTAAAACGGAGGAAAGTTGATAAAAGAACGCTGAGAAGCAAAACATTCAACTTGGCCATAAACCTGAACATGGGGACCTCTGCCTCTAGTGCCAAGTTAAATCCATCTGTTGCAAACACTgaggctgaaaaagaaaacgTCAGTGAGGAAAACGCAACTGTGGAAGCAACAAgtgagaagggtggtggtgatgcaaatggtggggctgtgagACCCCCAGTTGGTTCCAGGCTCCCCAAGACTGGCCGGACTTCTCTAATAAGTGATGGCTTGGAGTTGCGTGGAGATCAAGTCACAGCAAGCAGTGATCAGCACCACTGCAACAGCACACTCCTGGGAGGCAAATGTGAGGTAGATGGGTTGGAACAGCATAACCAGGcagaaaatacaagtgaaaaagGGCAAGCAGAAGTCACAAGCAAGAACCAAGCTCCAGAGAGCCTTGAGCAGAGCATGGCATCCGCCTGTCCTGAAGAAGACAGGGCTGAGATTGCAGCAGAAAAACCTGGAAGCTCTGAGCGTGCAGCAGAACCTGATGAAGAGCAGGTAGCAGCAGAGTGA
- the OGFR gene encoding opioid growth factor receptor isoform X6, translating to MAAPLVFWGEEDEAEDEASLWRYDSTWEEEEGDEEEEDGGGEPEAAEAAAGEEPEAAEELPVSSQVRGSRQAQPRWYTFWLKRLMCLFISEEQRSNSSPLSQRGFQFSGRRNWNAARDLQRYRHQYPGLRESENEEEEEMWNLSFYKNEICFLPQGLHIETLLESWWDNYEVLEENHSYIQWLFPLREHGMNWRARPLTCQEIQAFKKSKEVMQRFIRAYQLMLRFYGIVLINEETGELERAENWAERFQNLNRFGHNNLRITRILKCLGEMGYEHYQVHLVKFFLTETLVKEMLPNVKRSALDYFLFTIRSKQKRRELVYYAWQHFRPRDSFVWGPHDKLLKYRARSTKSQLHQKAEDKQKSPGKKCDDSVEKNQNQSLEEEQKAGDAADLQPKVNDEGVKEKLSECVSKGENGEEEKEASFTQQEEKDLKSETEEGQGTAENDCTKESKKRKLDANMAGTEKSGLLRSPTDIENISRNLGECAIDAEIPSLVPLLQAEENQETLKEDDASTKDSTVPETADATVKRRKVDKRTLRSKTFNLAINLNMGTSASSAKLNPSVANTEAEKENVSEENATVEATSEKGGGDANGGAVRPPVGSRLPKTGRTSLISDGLELRGDQVTASSDQHHCNSTLLGGKCEVDGLEQHNQAENTSEKGQAEVTSKNQAPESLEQSMASACPEEDRAEIAAEKPGSSERAAEPDEEQVAAE from the exons ATGGCGGCCCCCTTAGTTTTCTGGGGGGAGGAGGACGAGGCGGAGGACGAGGCGAGCTTGTGGAGGTACGACTCcacctgggaggaggaggagggcgacgaggaggaggaggatggcgGCGGCGAGCCGGAGGCAGCGGAGGCGGCAGCCGGGGAGGAGCCGGAGGCAGCAGAAGAGCTGCCGGTGTCGAGCCAGGTGCGGGGCTCCCGGCAGGCCCAG CCTAGATGGTATACTTTCTGGCTGAAGCGGCTAATGTGTTTATTCATTTCTGAG GAGCAAAGATCAAATTCGTCACCATTGTCTCAGAGGGGTTTTCAG TTCTCAGGCCGGCGCAACTGGAATGCAGCAAGAGACTTGCAGAGATACAGACATCAGTACCCG GGTTTGAGAGAATCagaaaatgaggaggaagaggagatgtgGAACTTaagcttttataaaaatgagatttgtttTTTGCCCCAGG gtttgCATATTGAAACTCTGCTTGAATCTTGGTGGGACAACTATGAAGTTCTGGAAGAAAACCATTCTTACATACAGTG gctaTTCCCTTTACGTGAACATGGGATGAACTGGCGTGCCAGACCACTCACATGTCAAGAAATCCAG GCCTTTAAGAAGTCCAAGGAAGTTATGCAAAGGTTTATACGTGCTTATCAGCTCATGCTGAGATTTTATGGAATTGTTCTGATCAACGAGGAAACTGGAGAACTTGAGAGAGCAGAGAACTGGGCTGAACGATTTCAAAACTTGAACCG GTTTGGCCACAACAATTTGCGTATTACGCGCATCCTGAAGTGCCTGGGGGAGATGGGGTATGAACACTATCAAGTGCACTTGGTAAAGTTTTTCTTAACAGAAACTCTTGTTAAGGAGATGTTACCAAATGTCAAGAGAAGTGCCTTGGATTACTTTCTGTTCACCATCAGAAGCAAACAGAAGCGAAGAGAGCTAGTCTACTATGCTTGGCAACACTTCAGACCTCGAGACAGCTTTGTATGGGGACCACATGACAAACTCTTGAAGTACAGAGCGCGCTCTACCAAGTCGCAGCTGCACCAAAAGGctgaagataaacagaaaaGTCCTGGTAAAAAATGTGATGATTCTGTGGAAAAGAATCAGAACCAGTCTCTAGAGGAAGAACAGAAGGCTGGAGATGCTGCAGACTTGCAGCCTAAAGTGAATGATGAAGGTGTAAAAGAGAAGTTAAGTGAATGCGTTTCGAAGGGAGAGAATggtgaagaggagaaagaggctTCATTCAcccagcaggaggagaaggatttAAAGAGTGAGACTGAGGAAGGGCAGGGTACGGCAGAGAACGATTGCACAAAGGAGAGCAAGAAGAGGAAACTAGATGCAAATATGGCAGGCACTGAAAAGAGTGGACTGTTGAGAAGTCCTACTGATATTGAAAACATTTCCCGTAATCTGGGAGAATGTGCAATTGATGCAGAAATCCCCTCCCTGGTTCCACTCTTACAAGCAGAGGAGAACcaggaaacactgaaagaagACGATGCAAGCACCAAAGACTCAACGGTGCCAGAGACAGCTGATGCAACGGTAAAACGGAGGAAAGTTGATAAAAGAACGCTGAGAAGCAAAACATTCAACTTGGCCATAAACCTGAACATGGGGACCTCTGCCTCTAGTGCCAAGTTAAATCCATCTGTTGCAAACACTgaggctgaaaaagaaaacgTCAGTGAGGAAAACGCAACTGTGGAAGCAACAAgtgagaagggtggtggtgatgcaaatggtggggctgtgagACCCCCAGTTGGTTCCAGGCTCCCCAAGACTGGCCGGACTTCTCTAATAAGTGATGGCTTGGAGTTGCGTGGAGATCAAGTCACAGCAAGCAGTGATCAGCACCACTGCAACAGCACACTCCTGGGAGGCAAATGTGAGGTAGATGGGTTGGAACAGCATAACCAGGcagaaaatacaagtgaaaaagGGCAAGCAGAAGTCACAAGCAAGAACCAAGCTCCAGAGAGCCTTGAGCAGAGCATGGCATCCGCCTGTCCTGAAGAAGACAGGGCTGAGATTGCAGCAGAAAAACCTGGAAGCTCTGAGCGTGCAGCAGAACCTGATGAAGAGCAGGTAGCAGCAGAGTGA